From one Halothece sp. PCC 7418 genomic stretch:
- a CDS encoding PAM68 family protein → MASQPEEQRTNLPFEPTRKRKKKAKTAPANPPESKSEPQISPQAQRKAQASLSAIPDGVSQRMVRRMAFFSGIPTSLGILSFFVFYWIVTQELLELPPYTVVLVSMGLFGLGVLGLSYGLISASWDEERIGTWFGWEEFTTNVQRIFSAWRSARGSNK, encoded by the coding sequence ATGGCTTCTCAACCAGAAGAACAACGCACCAACTTACCCTTTGAACCCACTCGCAAGCGGAAAAAGAAAGCAAAAACCGCACCCGCCAATCCCCCTGAGTCTAAGTCTGAGCCTCAGATCTCACCGCAAGCTCAACGGAAAGCTCAAGCCTCTCTCTCCGCCATTCCCGACGGTGTGAGTCAGCGGATGGTGCGCCGAATGGCTTTCTTTTCAGGAATTCCCACGAGCTTAGGAATTTTGAGCTTTTTCGTTTTTTACTGGATCGTTACCCAAGAACTTTTAGAGCTTCCCCCTTACACCGTTGTGTTGGTTAGTATGGGGCTGTTTGGGCTGGGCGTTTTAGGACTCAGTTATGGTCTTATTTCCGCTTCTTGGGACGAAGAACGAATTGGAACGTGGTTTGGTTGGGAAGAATTTACCACGAATGTGCAACGGATTTTCTCCGCTTGGCGCAGTGCGAGAGGTAGTAACAAGTAA
- the aroF gene encoding 3-deoxy-7-phosphoheptulonate synthase — protein MIIVMKVGSPEAEINRLCEDCATKGLTPEKIVGKHKVVIGLVGDTASMDPLQLQEMSPWIEEVVRVEQPFKRASREFRHGEPSEVWVDTPNGAVPFGEHHPVVLVAGPCSVENEDMIVETAKAVKASGAKFLRGGAYKPRTSPYAFQGHGESALGLLAAAREASGLGIITEVMDTADVDKIAEVADVLQVGARNMQNFALLKKVGAQDKPVLLKRGMSATIEEWIMAAEYILAAGNPNVILCERGIRTFDRRYTRNTLDLSVIPVLRSLTHLPIMIDPSHGTGKSEYVPAMAMGAIATGTDSLMIEVHPNPSKALSDGAQSLTPARFDELVEELGVIAKPLGRWENAPVSVA, from the coding sequence ATGATCATTGTCATGAAAGTCGGCTCCCCTGAAGCCGAAATTAACCGCCTCTGTGAAGATTGTGCTACTAAGGGGCTGACTCCAGAAAAAATCGTTGGTAAGCATAAAGTTGTCATTGGCTTAGTTGGCGATACTGCTTCGATGGATCCATTGCAACTCCAAGAAATGAGTCCCTGGATCGAAGAAGTCGTCCGAGTCGAACAGCCTTTCAAGCGAGCCAGCCGAGAATTCCGTCACGGTGAACCCAGTGAAGTCTGGGTTGATACTCCCAATGGGGCTGTTCCTTTTGGTGAACATCATCCAGTGGTGCTAGTAGCCGGTCCTTGTTCCGTTGAGAATGAGGACATGATTGTAGAAACCGCAAAAGCAGTAAAAGCATCTGGTGCGAAGTTTTTACGGGGTGGCGCGTACAAACCGCGGACTTCTCCCTATGCGTTCCAAGGTCATGGCGAAAGTGCCTTAGGACTCCTCGCAGCAGCGAGAGAAGCCAGTGGCTTGGGGATCATTACTGAAGTCATGGACACGGCTGATGTGGATAAAATTGCTGAAGTTGCCGATGTGCTACAAGTCGGAGCGCGAAATATGCAGAACTTCGCGTTACTGAAAAAAGTCGGCGCTCAGGATAAGCCTGTGTTACTGAAACGGGGAATGTCGGCGACCATTGAAGAATGGATTATGGCAGCCGAATATATTTTAGCTGCAGGGAATCCCAATGTGATTTTATGTGAGCGTGGAATTCGCACGTTTGATCGTCGCTACACTCGCAATACTTTAGACTTGTCAGTGATTCCTGTGTTGCGGTCTTTAACCCACTTGCCGATTATGATTGATCCGAGCCATGGAACAGGTAAGTCGGAATATGTGCCAGCTATGGCTATGGGCGCGATCGCGACGGGAACGGATTCTCTGATGATTGAAGTCCATCCTAACCCCTCGAAAGCATTGTCCGATGGCGCACAATCGCTCACTCCCGCCCGTTTTGATGAATTGGTAGAAGAGTTAGGGGTAATCGCAAAACCCTTAGGACGTTGGGAAAATGCACCAGTCAGTGTAGCCTAA
- a CDS encoding Hsp20/alpha crystallin family protein, whose amino-acid sequence MALTRWNPYAEMNSFRRQLDRLFDDIASQTALGEHTWQPAIELEDNGENLVLKAQLPGLKPDDLDISASRDAITISGEYSSEEESEGKGTYHSEFRYGKFSRTISLPVEIQQDQVSANYQNGIVTLTLPKVEDAVNRPVKINLGSKPNPKLNENN is encoded by the coding sequence ATGGCTCTAACACGCTGGAATCCTTATGCTGAAATGAATTCCTTCCGCCGTCAACTTGATCGCCTGTTTGATGACATTGCCAGCCAAACTGCTTTAGGCGAACACACTTGGCAACCTGCGATTGAACTTGAAGACAACGGTGAAAATTTAGTGTTAAAAGCTCAATTACCAGGCTTGAAACCAGACGATCTTGATATCAGTGCCAGTCGTGATGCGATAACCATTAGCGGTGAATATAGTAGTGAAGAAGAAAGTGAAGGGAAAGGAACTTATCACTCTGAATTCCGTTATGGCAAATTCAGTCGCACGATTAGCTTACCTGTTGAAATCCAACAAGATCAAGTCAGTGCTAACTATCAAAATGGCATTGTTACGTTAACGCTTCCGAAAGTTGAAGATGCGGTAAATCGTCCTGTGAAAATTAATCTCGGGAGTAAGCCCAATCCAAAGCTGAACGAAAACAATTAA
- a CDS encoding ribonuclease R family protein encodes MEKGTLIEFKAQGERRLAVAERPEGKKHWIVLDQWGQSHTLHPRQVEYEVGGDPKRPQDISAFLREVEAYLDPSSLEVAWELLVEDGEAVTPEDMAEVLFSDQSAAPCYAAYSLLAEDKIYFKQKGNVFEPRSASQVAEIKHQIEVEQQRNQEKAEFIRRVQQALAGEAVEWQSSDRARLEALERYILQPEQEVRLAQETLAEIGRSPTPDAAFTLLVDLGLWSRHENLFLRRSSYPKQFPKKVLDVAQQYLETPPDDSEYNRADLTQQKVYTIDDESTKEIDDGVSIETLEDGRQQIWIHIADPTRLVQPEDELDQEARRRSTSLYLPTGMIPMFPSELATGPMSLVQGQICPAMSFGVILEANGEISDYTIAASWVKPTYRLTYEDVDEMLELGVTAEPEIAQLAQWAQQRKQWRQSQGSINISLPEAVIKVSQEEEVEIELLDDSPARQLVAEMMILTGEVAARFAIDHEIPLPFRSQPQPELPPEEELLQLPAGPVRYCAIRGCMPRSEMSTTPARHAGLGLEVYTQVTSPIRRYVDLLGHFQIKAYLRGEPCPFSAEQVQEIAYSAGSAAYEATLVERQTKRYWALEYLRRNGEQRWSAIVLRWLREEDNLGIILLEDLGLELPHRFQTNVDLGDRVEVEVVAADPHQDLIRFREFVESTVN; translated from the coding sequence GTCAGTCTCACACCCTACACCCACGACAAGTGGAGTATGAAGTGGGAGGCGACCCCAAACGCCCCCAAGATATTTCAGCGTTTTTAAGAGAAGTTGAAGCCTATTTAGACCCATCCAGCTTAGAAGTGGCTTGGGAATTACTGGTGGAAGACGGAGAAGCGGTCACACCAGAAGACATGGCAGAAGTTTTGTTTTCAGACCAGAGTGCAGCCCCCTGTTATGCAGCTTACTCGCTGTTAGCCGAAGATAAGATTTATTTTAAGCAGAAAGGGAATGTGTTTGAACCGCGCTCAGCGTCACAGGTTGCGGAAATTAAACACCAAATTGAAGTTGAACAGCAACGGAATCAAGAAAAAGCAGAATTTATTCGTCGAGTCCAACAGGCGTTAGCAGGGGAAGCGGTAGAATGGCAAAGCAGCGATCGCGCTCGCTTGGAAGCTCTAGAACGGTATATCCTCCAACCCGAACAAGAAGTTCGTCTGGCGCAAGAAACCCTTGCGGAAATTGGACGCTCACCCACCCCTGATGCAGCATTTACCCTGCTGGTTGACCTCGGCTTATGGAGTCGCCATGAAAACCTTTTCTTGCGTCGTAGCTCCTATCCTAAACAGTTCCCGAAAAAGGTGTTAGATGTGGCGCAACAATATTTAGAGACTCCTCCAGATGATAGCGAGTATAATCGCGCAGACTTGACCCAGCAAAAGGTTTATACCATTGATGATGAAAGCACAAAAGAAATTGATGATGGGGTCAGTATTGAAACCTTAGAAGATGGACGACAGCAGATTTGGATTCATATCGCTGATCCCACTCGCTTGGTGCAGCCTGAAGATGAACTGGATCAAGAAGCCCGCCGACGCAGCACCAGTTTGTATCTCCCCACGGGGATGATTCCCATGTTTCCTTCAGAACTTGCTACTGGCCCCATGAGCTTAGTCCAGGGACAAATTTGTCCTGCGATGAGTTTTGGGGTGATTTTAGAAGCCAATGGGGAAATTTCAGACTATACCATTGCAGCGAGTTGGGTGAAACCCACTTATCGCCTTACCTATGAGGATGTGGATGAAATGCTAGAGTTGGGCGTAACTGCAGAACCTGAAATTGCTCAACTGGCTCAGTGGGCACAACAACGGAAACAATGGCGACAGTCTCAAGGGTCAATTAATATTAGCTTACCGGAAGCGGTGATTAAAGTGAGTCAGGAAGAAGAAGTGGAAATTGAACTCTTAGACGACTCTCCCGCCCGTCAACTGGTGGCGGAAATGATGATTCTGACGGGAGAAGTGGCAGCCCGATTTGCCATTGATCACGAGATTCCGCTACCGTTTCGCTCGCAACCGCAGCCAGAATTACCCCCAGAAGAAGAGTTATTACAATTACCCGCAGGACCGGTTCGTTATTGCGCGATTCGCGGGTGTATGCCTCGGAGTGAAATGAGTACCACCCCGGCTCGTCATGCGGGTTTAGGGCTAGAAGTTTATACGCAGGTGACTTCTCCCATTCGCCGTTATGTGGACTTGCTTGGGCATTTTCAAATTAAGGCTTATTTGCGCGGTGAACCTTGTCCGTTTTCGGCGGAACAAGTGCAGGAAATTGCTTATAGTGCGGGGAGTGCTGCTTATGAAGCGACTCTGGTGGAACGGCAAACCAAACGGTATTGGGCGTTAGAATATCTGCGTCGCAATGGGGAACAACGCTGGAGCGCGATCGTTCTGCGTTGGTTACGGGAAGAGGATAATTTGGGGATTATCTTGTTGGAAGATTTAGGCTTAGAGTTACCCCATCGCTTCCAGACGAATGTTGACCTCGGCGATCGCGTGGAAGTAGAAGTGGTCGCTGCTGATCCCCATCAAGATCTCATTCGCTTCCGAGAGTTTGTCGAATCAACGGTTAACTAG